In the Rhinoderma darwinii isolate aRhiDar2 chromosome 13, aRhiDar2.hap1, whole genome shotgun sequence genome, one interval contains:
- the CYGB gene encoding cytoglobin, which produces MEKVQEENESERWERPEEITESEKGIIKETWARLYANCEDVGVSILIRFFVNFPSAKKYFSQFKDMEDPLEMERSVQLRKHGLRVVGAVNSVVENLADPEKVATVLAIVGKSHAVKHKVDPVFFKILTGVMLEIIAEALAKDFTPEAQLAWSKLRSHIYSHVLATYKEVGWTQYPSNSV; this is translated from the exons ATGGAGAAAGTCCAAGAGGAGAATGAGTCGGAGCGATGGGAGAGACCGGAGGAGATAACGGAGAGCGAGAAAGGCATCATCAAGGAGACCTGGGCACGCTTGTATGCCAACTGTGAGGACGTTGGAGTCTCTATATTGATCAG GTTCTTTGTCAACTTTCCATCTGCCAAGAAGTACTTTAGCCAGTTTAAGGACATGGAAGACCCCCTTGAGATGGAGCGCAGTGTTCAATTGCGCAAGCATGGCCTGAGGGTAGTAGGAGCTGTCAACAGTGTGGTTGAAAACCTTGCGGATCCAGAAAAAGTGGCCACAGTCCTGGCTATTGTGGGGAAAAGCCATGCagtgaaacataaggtggaccCTGTATTCTTTAAG ATCCTGACTGGGGTGATGCTGGAGATCATTGCAGAAGCGTTAGCCAAAGATTTCACCCCGGAAGCACAGCTAGCTTGGAGCAAATTACGGAGCCACATATACAGTCATGTACTGGCAACATACAAGGAGGTGGGCTGGACACAGTACCCCAGTAATTCAGTGTGA